From one Pseudomonas sp. B21-048 genomic stretch:
- a CDS encoding cyanate transporter encodes MENVRPISRPALWLMFSIVLVALNLRPSMAAVGPLLSAIRGDIPLSFSLASLLTMLPVMAMGLAMFFGIGISQRLGEQRTVVLSLLIIGLATVSRLFLDSAAELILSAVVAGIGIALIQALMPALIKSRFSDNVSVCMGLYVTSIMGGAAIAASFAPLVMTRTDSWRMGLAIWAALALVALLFWWAQRSGMPTPSTKSSRKESFFSNSRAWLLAIFFGLGTASYTCVLAWLAPYYVEKGWSEQQAGLLLGFLTAMEVLSGLLVPAIANRSRDRRLVLVVLLALIMAGFCGLILSPRHLSLLWPCLLGLGIGGLFPMSLIVSLDHVDNPQRAGGLTAFVQGIGYLIAGLSPLMAGMIRDQLGSFEWAWWSLTGVMALMILMVLRFDPRHYARHIH; translated from the coding sequence ATGGAAAACGTTCGCCCAATCTCTCGCCCTGCCCTCTGGCTGATGTTCAGCATTGTTCTCGTCGCCCTGAACCTGCGTCCGTCCATGGCCGCTGTCGGTCCTTTGCTGTCAGCCATTCGCGGTGATATCCCACTGAGTTTCAGCCTGGCCTCACTCCTGACAATGCTGCCGGTCATGGCCATGGGGCTGGCGATGTTCTTCGGTATCGGCATTAGTCAGCGCCTGGGCGAGCAACGCACCGTGGTGTTGTCGCTGCTGATTATCGGCCTGGCCACAGTGTCGCGGTTGTTCCTCGACTCGGCGGCGGAACTGATCCTGAGTGCGGTGGTGGCCGGCATCGGCATTGCGTTGATTCAGGCATTGATGCCCGCCCTGATAAAGTCCCGTTTCAGCGACAACGTTTCCGTGTGTATGGGCCTCTACGTGACATCGATCATGGGCGGCGCGGCTATCGCGGCGTCGTTTGCGCCGCTGGTGATGACCCGCACCGACAGCTGGCGAATGGGTTTGGCGATCTGGGCGGCGCTGGCGCTGGTGGCGTTGCTGTTCTGGTGGGCTCAGCGCTCGGGCATGCCGACACCGAGTACGAAATCGTCCCGCAAAGAATCTTTCTTCAGCAATTCCCGCGCCTGGTTACTCGCTATCTTCTTCGGTCTCGGTACGGCGTCCTACACCTGTGTGCTGGCCTGGCTGGCGCCGTACTACGTGGAAAAAGGCTGGAGCGAACAACAGGCCGGTTTGTTGCTGGGCTTTTTGACCGCCATGGAAGTGTTGTCAGGACTTTTAGTACCCGCCATCGCCAATCGCAGCCGCGACCGGCGCCTGGTGCTGGTCGTGTTGCTGGCGCTGATCATGGCCGGTTTCTGCGGGCTGATTTTGAGCCCTCGACACCTGAGCCTGCTGTGGCCTTGCCTGCTGGGGTTGGGCATCGGCGGACTGTTTCCGATGAGCCTGATCGTGTCATTGGATCATGTGGACAATCCCCAACGCGCAGGCGGGCTGACCGCTTTCGTGCAAGGCATCGGTTATCTGATTGCAGGCCTTTCACCCTTGATGGCCGGGATGATTCGTGATCAGCTGGGCAGCTTCGAATGGGCCTGGTGGTCACTGACCGGCGTCATGGCGCTGATGATATTGATGGTTCTGCGCTTCGATCCGCGGCATTACGCCCGACACATTCACTGA